In one Bacteroidota bacterium genomic region, the following are encoded:
- the yidC gene encoding membrane protein insertase YidC, which translates to MDKNSIIGLLLIAAILIGYSVWNTPSQEEIEAARIKQDSIATVQAEKKAIQNSEIFDEAPLADAIPDSLENTLLNEKLRTQFGVFANAAVGEAEYWIYENELLRLKISSKGGRIVSAELKNYKTYDSLPLYLFEEKTSAFAFNFKADNTQISTGDLFFTPINEPKMVTGEDSSSFTLRMDAGQGRYIDYVYGLKGNSYLLNFDVIVHGLNDVISQETKHLDLNWSLLAPDQEKSMENQRMNTTIYFKNDDGVDYLSETSDDKAVLEKPTTWVGLKQQFFSTVIINEQNFEQNTSVIESAVDPNEPEYVKRLSASLGVKYNHTKTEKYDMALYLGPNHYQTLKRNGFELQHIVPLGWGIFGWVNQFLVIPVFNMLAGFDMSFGIVILILTLIIKLVLFPLTYKAYLSTAKMKVLKPEIDELNKKFSKDEAMKKQQAVMALYKKAGVSPFGGCIPMLLQFPILIALFRFFPASIELRQQSFLWAEDLSTFDSIASLPFNIPFYGDHVSLFTILMTISTILYTRMNSQLSASPEMAQMKWMMYLMPIIFLGVFNNYAAGLSYYYFLANIITFGQQFAMQRMVDDKALLAKIEVHKQRPDSDKKSSFQQRLEDAAKKRGYKMPKK; encoded by the coding sequence ATGGATAAGAATTCCATCATTGGACTTTTACTTATAGCTGCAATTCTAATTGGTTACAGCGTTTGGAATACCCCATCTCAAGAAGAAATTGAAGCTGCAAGAATAAAACAGGATTCAATTGCAACTGTTCAGGCAGAAAAAAAAGCAATTCAAAATTCAGAAATATTTGATGAGGCTCCTCTTGCCGATGCTATTCCAGATTCTTTAGAAAACACCTTGTTAAATGAAAAACTTCGTACACAATTTGGAGTTTTTGCAAATGCAGCGGTAGGGGAAGCGGAATACTGGATTTATGAAAATGAATTGCTCCGATTAAAAATCAGTTCAAAAGGAGGACGCATAGTATCTGCGGAATTAAAAAATTACAAAACCTACGATTCGCTGCCTTTATATCTATTCGAAGAAAAGACATCCGCTTTTGCTTTTAATTTTAAAGCCGATAATACCCAAATTTCAACAGGTGATTTGTTTTTCACACCAATTAACGAACCTAAAATGGTTACAGGGGAAGATTCTTCCTCTTTTACATTAAGAATGGATGCAGGCCAAGGCAGGTATATTGACTATGTATATGGTTTGAAAGGAAATTCATATTTATTAAATTTTGATGTGATTGTCCATGGACTTAATGATGTAATTTCACAGGAAACAAAGCACCTTGATTTAAACTGGAGTTTACTTGCACCCGACCAGGAAAAAAGCATGGAAAACCAAAGGATGAACACCACAATTTATTTTAAAAATGATGATGGTGTTGATTATCTTTCCGAAACCAGTGACGATAAAGCCGTTTTGGAAAAACCAACTACCTGGGTAGGTTTAAAGCAACAATTTTTTTCAACTGTAATTATCAATGAGCAAAATTTTGAACAAAATACTTCTGTAATTGAATCTGCAGTTGATCCTAATGAACCTGAATATGTAAAAAGACTTTCTGCAAGCCTTGGTGTTAAATATAACCACACTAAGACCGAGAAGTATGATATGGCACTTTACCTAGGACCAAACCATTATCAAACTTTAAAAAGAAATGGATTTGAACTTCAACACATTGTTCCTCTTGGTTGGGGCATTTTTGGATGGGTAAACCAATTCCTTGTAATACCTGTATTTAATATGCTTGCAGGGTTTGACATGAGTTTTGGGATTGTCATTTTAATATTAACGCTTATTATTAAATTGGTTTTATTTCCCCTTACCTATAAGGCTTATTTGTCCACTGCTAAAATGAAGGTGCTTAAACCTGAAATTGATGAACTGAATAAAAAGTTCTCTAAGGATGAGGCTATGAAAAAACAACAAGCAGTAATGGCCCTGTATAAAAAAGCGGGAGTAAGTCCATTCGGTGGCTGTATTCCAATGCTTTTGCAATTTCCTATTCTTATCGCATTGTTTCGTTTTTTCCCTGCATCCATTGAACTTCGTCAACAAAGCTTCCTGTGGGCAGAGGATTTGTCTACTTTCGATTCAATAGCAAGCCTGCCTTTTAATATTCCCTTTTATGGTGATCATGTTAGTTTATTTACCATATTAATGACCATTTCCACAATTTTATATACCAGGATGAACAGCCAGTTATCTGCAAGCCCTGAAATGGCCCAAATGAAATGGATGATGTACTTAATGCCAATTATTTTCCTTGGTGTATTTAATAATTATGCTGCAGGACTTAGCTATTATTATTTCCTGGCGAATATCATTACCTTTGGACAACAATTTGCAATGCAACGCATGGTTGATGATAAAGCATTGTTGGCAAAAATAGAAGTACATAAACAAAGGCCTGATAGTGATAAAAAATCCTCTTTTCAACAACGATTGGAAGATGCCGCAAAGAAAAGAGGTTATAAAATGCCTAAGAAATAA
- a CDS encoding CTP synthase encodes MSSPTKYIFVTGGVTSSLGKGIISASLAKLLQGRGYSVTIQKLDPYINIDPGTLNPYEHGECFVTDDGAETDLDLGHYERFLNTPTSQANNVTTGRIYQYVINKEREGAYLGKTVQVVPHITDEIKRRIQLLGNTGNYDFVITEIGGTVGDIESLPYIEAVRQLKWQMEGQCLVIHLTLVPYLAAAGELKTKPTQHSVKMLLEYGIQPDILVCRTEHHISKEIRNKVALFCNVAANAVIQSIDAQSIYDVPLMMKEEELDLVVLNKLKMNIPEPLDLKRWEEFLYKLKNPKMEINIGLIGKYIELKDSYKSIVESLIHAGASNDCCIKITWLHSSDINEQNVAEKLWGLKGIIVAPGFGERGIEGKISAIKFSRENNLPFFGICLGMQCAVVEFARNVLGWADAHSKEMNGNTSHPVISIMEEQKKVSEKGGTMRLGAYPCLIQNDTKAFEIYKKNEISERHRHRYEFNNEYKNDFEKAGMMASGINPEGLVEIIEIKDHPWFVGVQFHPEYKSTVANPHPLFVHFVKAAIEIRELVE; translated from the coding sequence ATGTCATCCCCAACCAAATACATATTCGTTACAGGAGGTGTAACTTCTTCTTTAGGGAAAGGAATAATCTCAGCCTCATTAGCTAAATTATTGCAAGGAAGAGGGTATTCTGTTACCATTCAAAAACTTGATCCTTACATAAATATTGATCCGGGAACACTTAATCCTTATGAACATGGTGAATGTTTTGTTACCGATGATGGTGCAGAAACCGATTTGGATTTAGGCCATTATGAAAGGTTTTTAAATACACCTACTTCCCAGGCAAATAATGTTACTACAGGCAGAATTTATCAGTATGTTATAAATAAAGAGCGTGAAGGTGCTTATTTGGGAAAAACAGTGCAGGTAGTCCCGCATATTACCGATGAAATAAAAAGAAGAATCCAACTTTTAGGAAATACAGGAAATTATGATTTTGTAATAACAGAAATTGGAGGTACAGTTGGAGATATAGAATCTCTTCCATATATTGAAGCTGTGAGGCAATTAAAGTGGCAAATGGAAGGCCAGTGTCTTGTTATCCACCTTACTTTGGTTCCATATCTAGCTGCTGCAGGAGAACTTAAAACAAAGCCCACACAGCATTCCGTAAAAATGTTGCTTGAATATGGAATTCAACCAGACATTCTTGTTTGCAGAACAGAACACCATATTTCTAAGGAAATAAGAAATAAAGTGGCATTATTTTGTAATGTTGCTGCAAATGCAGTAATTCAATCCATAGATGCTCAGAGTATTTATGATGTGCCACTCATGATGAAGGAGGAAGAGCTGGATCTTGTGGTTTTAAATAAATTGAAAATGAATATTCCCGAACCATTGGATTTAAAGCGATGGGAAGAATTCCTTTACAAGTTGAAAAATCCAAAAATGGAAATTAATATTGGCCTTATTGGAAAATATATTGAACTTAAAGATTCTTATAAATCAATTGTTGAATCCCTTATTCATGCCGGAGCTTCTAATGATTGCTGTATAAAAATAACCTGGTTGCATTCCTCTGATATTAATGAGCAGAATGTAGCAGAAAAACTTTGGGGTTTAAAAGGTATTATAGTAGCTCCCGGATTTGGTGAAAGAGGCATTGAAGGAAAAATATCAGCAATTAAATTTTCCAGAGAAAATAATCTTCCTTTCTTCGGAATTTGCCTTGGAATGCAATGTGCTGTGGTTGAATTTGCAAGGAATGTTTTAGGATGGGCAGATGCTCATTCAAAAGAAATGAATGGGAATACTTCCCATCCTGTTATTTCTATAATGGAAGAACAGAAAAAAGTTTCCGAAAAAGGTGGTACAATGAGACTTGGAGCTTATCCTTGTTTGATCCAAAATGATACAAAGGCTTTTGAAATATATAAAAAGAATGAAATTTCTGAAAGGCACCGCCACAGATATGAATTCAATAATGAATATAAAAATGATTTTGAAAAAGCAGGTATGATGGCATCAGGAATTAATCCTGAAGGTCTTGTAGAAATAATTGAGATTAAGGATCATCCCTGGTTTGTTGGAGTACAATTCCATCCAGAATATAAAAGCACTGTTGCCAATCCACATCCGCTTTTTGTGCACTTTGTTAAAGCAGCCATTGAAATCAGGGAACTGGTTGAATAA